Sequence from the Rhodohalobacter sp. 614A genome:
GCGGAATTGGTAGACGCGCCGGACTCAAAATCCGGTGGTAGCGATATCGTGCGGGTTCGAGTCCCGCCCCGGGTACATTTTCAGTCTTTTAGATCCTTAGACCTGAAATATTCTCTCCCCTTTTTTACGACACTGATTGCTCTTCTACCCCTTCAATTGAATATGAATTATTTTCGATAAACCATTGATAGCCAGTCTCTGACAGTTTTTCGTAAAGATTTCGATTTTCCATCAACGCATTGCATTTTTGGGCGAGCTCCTTTTCATTACATCCGATTAATGCCTGTTCCCCATCTTTGATGTCAAATCCCCGAATACCCACTGCTGATGCTACCACCGGTTTCCGATGCCGAAGAGCCTCCAGGAATTTGAGGCTGCTCCCACCACCAGCTCTCAAAGGTACAATTACTGCATTAACCCGATTGTAAATCAATTCAAGGTCATCCACATCCCGATAGAAATGGATAAATCTCTCATTCTTAATCTGCATGGATTGTCTGTTACCGACTTCTCCCCCGATAATGACAAACTTAAACGGCTGCTTTGCTAATTTTTTCAATTCCGGAATAATCTTAAATAAAATTATATCTATGGCATCCCGGTTGGGGAAATAGCCGGAATTACCTACGAACAGAAATGTAAATGCTTCATTATCAACGGTGGATGGAACTGTACTCTTTTGGAAAGGAAGCCTGTTTTCAAATACATCCGTAAGCTTCAGGTTGAATTTCTTCGTTATCCATGCTCTCTCTTTTTCTGTGGATGTAAAGACTTTATCAAACTGGGGAATCAGCACAGCCTCTTTATATACATAGCGTAAAGCCACCAAGACAGATTTAGGAAGATCCTTAAAATACCTCGCTGATAATTTCAGCTTTATAATATTTATTTTTGTTCGGGAATCGAGCTCATCAAGATCAAGCCACGTTTCTTTAACATTCCAAAGCGTGCGGATTTGCAGCGCAAGTGAAGCATTGAATAAACGGAAACTTAAGATGACATCAGGACGGGGGATTCTGAGTTGATGAAAATCCTCACCAAAATATTTTCCATTTGCAGCCTGCTTTGCCGGCCTGGGGAATACTAATTTTTTTAAACGTTGAAATGGAGTATGTTTAATGTTCAGTTTATAAATTCTGCATTTCAGCTGATTATCATTCCCTCCTCCAAGAGAAAGATTCTCATCTGCTTTACCGGTATAAAGCACAGATACATCATATTTTCTGCTGAGATAGCTCACCCACTGAAAAGCCCGGAGATTCCTGCCCCGTCCAGTAATTGACGGAATGACCGGAGTAATGAATAGCAGGTTCTTTCTGACTATCAATTTTTTATGAGATGTTCAGTTTCCGTTTCAATCTATAAGAACCAGACAAGGCTTGATGATTTTCCAGTGGTCGCCCAAGGGTGGCATTTTGCATTTCCAACCCAAGCGTAAAATGGAAATAGTTAGGAATTGCAGACATAAAACATGATTCATGAATAGTCGTTTCCCGGATGCCAATCGTTCTTCTAAAGAAGGTAAGAATTATTTTATAGGATCTCAGCGATCAATCCTGTTCAATCATATGAATTCTAAAAGAACTCTCCACTGACAGAGTCTTCGATTATTGATTCTTTAAAAGATGGATCATTTTATGATGGTTTTCATTTGAGAAACCGGTCTGCACAAAACCTTTCAGTTTGTCTATTCACTTTTGTGCGTTTGAGAAAGGATTATTTACCTGATAATGCTGCTTTTTATAAACCGCAATATTATTATTTTCCAGATGTCATTTAAAAACTGTTC
This genomic interval carries:
- a CDS encoding glycosyltransferase family 4 protein codes for the protein MIVRKNLLFITPVIPSITGRGRNLRAFQWVSYLSRKYDVSVLYTGKADENLSLGGGNDNQLKCRIYKLNIKHTPFQRLKKLVFPRPAKQAANGKYFGEDFHQLRIPRPDVILSFRLFNASLALQIRTLWNVKETWLDLDELDSRTKINIIKLKLSARYFKDLPKSVLVALRYVYKEAVLIPQFDKVFTSTEKERAWITKKFNLKLTDVFENRLPFQKSTVPSTVDNEAFTFLFVGNSGYFPNRDAIDIILFKIIPELKKLAKQPFKFVIIGGEVGNRQSMQIKNERFIHFYRDVDDLELIYNRVNAVIVPLRAGGGSSLKFLEALRHRKPVVASAVGIRGFDIKDGEQALIGCNEKELAQKCNALMENRNLYEKLSETGYQWFIENNSYSIEGVEEQSVS